The following proteins come from a genomic window of Denitromonas sp.:
- the fumC gene encoding class II fumarate hydratase, which yields MTRIEHDSLGPVTVEDTALWGAQTERARQHFRIGQGRMPLALIRALAQVKAAAAGANASLGRLEAPLAAAIAEAAREVIDGRHDAQFPLPVWQTGSGTQTHMNMNEVLANRASELLGGGRGADRRVHPNDQVNLGQSSNDVFPTAMHVAVAVDVADALLPALAQLRAALAAKSTAFADIVKIGRTHLQDATPLTLGQALSGHVAQLDLAASAIEQARPAVHALAIGGTAVGTGLNTPPAFGPAVASRLAEATGLPFVCADNRFAALAGHEALVTLHGALKTLAAALYKIANDIRWLASGPRCGIGEISLPANEPGSSIMPGKVNPTQCEALTMLCTRVFGNDVTVGMAGAAGNFELNVFKPVIAHAVLESLELLADGMRSFDEHCVAGIEANRERIDDLLSRSLMLVTALTPHIGYDAAAAIAKQAHAEGLTLREAALRSGQLSAEDFDRWVRPEDMV from the coding sequence ATGACACGCATCGAACACGACAGCCTCGGCCCGGTGACGGTCGAGGACACCGCGCTGTGGGGCGCGCAGACCGAGCGGGCGCGCCAGCACTTTCGCATCGGCCAGGGGCGCATGCCGCTGGCCCTGATCCGTGCGCTGGCGCAGGTCAAGGCTGCGGCAGCCGGTGCCAACGCATCGCTCGGCCGGCTCGAGGCGCCACTGGCCGCGGCCATCGCCGAGGCCGCGCGCGAGGTGATCGACGGGCGCCACGACGCGCAGTTTCCGCTGCCGGTGTGGCAGACCGGTTCCGGCACCCAGACCCACATGAACATGAATGAGGTGCTGGCCAACCGTGCTTCGGAGCTGCTCGGTGGCGGGCGCGGGGCGGATCGCCGGGTGCATCCCAACGATCAGGTGAACCTCGGCCAGTCATCCAATGATGTGTTTCCCACCGCTATGCATGTGGCGGTGGCGGTGGACGTGGCCGATGCGCTGCTGCCGGCGCTGGCGCAACTGCGCGCGGCGTTGGCGGCCAAGTCGACAGCCTTCGCCGACATCGTCAAGATCGGCCGCACCCACTTGCAGGACGCCACACCGCTGACGCTCGGCCAGGCGCTGTCCGGCCATGTGGCGCAGCTCGACCTGGCCGCGTCAGCCATCGAGCAGGCCCGCCCGGCAGTGCATGCGTTGGCCATTGGCGGCACCGCGGTAGGCACCGGCCTGAACACCCCGCCCGCGTTCGGCCCGGCGGTGGCCAGCCGGCTGGCCGAGGCCACCGGGCTGCCCTTTGTCTGCGCCGACAACCGCTTTGCCGCGCTGGCCGGGCATGAGGCGCTGGTGACGTTGCACGGTGCGCTCAAGACGCTGGCTGCCGCCCTCTACAAGATTGCCAACGACATCCGCTGGCTGGCCAGCGGGCCGCGTTGCGGCATCGGCGAGATCAGCCTGCCGGCCAATGAGCCGGGCAGCTCGATCATGCCGGGCAAGGTCAACCCGACGCAATGCGAGGCGCTGACCATGCTGTGCACCCGTGTCTTCGGTAACGACGTGACGGTGGGCATGGCCGGGGCGGCCGGTAATTTCGAGCTGAATGTATTCAAGCCGGTGATTGCCCATGCCGTGCTCGAGAGCCTCGAACTGCTGGCCGATGGCATGCGCAGCTTTGATGAGCATTGCGTGGCCGGCATCGAGGCCAACCGTGAGCGCATCGACGACTTGCTGTCGCGCTCGCTGATGCTGGTGACGGCGCTGACGCCGCACATCGGCTACGACGCCGCGGCGGCAATCGCCAAGCAGGCCCACGCCGAGGGGCTGACGCTGCGCGAGGCGGCGCTGCGCTCGGGGCAGCTCAGCGCCGAGGATTTCGACCGCTGGGTGCGGCCGGAAGACATGGTATAG
- the groES gene encoding co-chaperone GroES, whose product MKIRPLHDRVIVKRVEAERTTASGIVIPDSAGEKPDQGEILAVGNGKIQDNGEVRPMAVKVGDRVLFGKYAGQSVKVEGEEVLVMREEDIMGVIEA is encoded by the coding sequence ATGAAAATTCGTCCTTTGCATGATCGCGTCATCGTCAAGCGTGTTGAAGCCGAGCGCACCACGGCCAGTGGCATCGTGATTCCGGATTCCGCCGGCGAGAAGCCCGATCAGGGCGAAATCCTGGCCGTCGGCAACGGCAAGATCCAGGACAACGGCGAAGTGCGCCCGATGGCCGTCAAGGTCGGCGACCGCGTGCTGTTCGGCAAATATGCCGGCCAGAGCGTCAAGGTCGAAGGCGAGGAAGTTCTCGTCATGCGCGAAGAAGACATCATGGGCGTGATCGAGGCCTGA
- the groL gene encoding chaperonin GroEL (60 kDa chaperone family; promotes refolding of misfolded polypeptides especially under stressful conditions; forms two stacked rings of heptamers to form a barrel-shaped 14mer; ends can be capped by GroES; misfolded proteins enter the barrel where they are refolded when GroES binds) yields MPAKEVKFGDSARARMVEGVNILANAVKVTLGPKGRNVVLERSYGAPTVTKDGVSVAKEIELKDKFENMGAQMVKEVASKTSDVAGDGTTTATVLAQAIVREGMKFVAAGMNPMDLKRGIDKAVMATLDELKNLSKPCSTTKEIAQVGSISANSDGDIGEIIANAMEKVGKEGVITVEDGKSLQNELDVVEGMQFDRGYLSPYFINNPDKQVAVLEDPFVLLFDKKISNIRDLLPVLEQVAKSSRPLLIIAEDVEGEALATLVVNNMRGILKTCAVKAPGFGDRRKAMLEDIAILTGGQVIAEEVGLSLEKATLDDLGQAKRIEIGKENTIIIDGAGNTEAIEARVKQIRVQIEEASSDYDREKLQERVAKLAGGVAVIKVGAATEVEMKEKKARVEDALHATRAAVEEGIVAGGGVALLRARANLAGMKGDNHDQDAGITIVLRAMEEPLRQIVSNAGDEPSVVVNKVAEGKGNFGYNAGTGEYGDLVEMGVLDPTKVTRTALQNAASVAGLMLTTDCMVGELPEDKPSMPDMGGMGGMGGMGGMGGMGM; encoded by the coding sequence ATGCCTGCTAAGGAAGTTAAGTTCGGTGATTCCGCCCGTGCCCGTATGGTCGAAGGCGTCAACATTCTGGCCAACGCGGTCAAGGTGACCCTCGGCCCGAAAGGCCGCAACGTCGTGCTCGAGCGCTCCTACGGCGCGCCGACGGTGACCAAGGACGGTGTGTCGGTCGCCAAGGAAATCGAACTGAAAGACAAGTTCGAGAACATGGGCGCCCAGATGGTCAAGGAAGTCGCTTCCAAGACCTCCGATGTGGCCGGTGACGGCACCACCACCGCTACCGTGCTGGCCCAGGCCATCGTGCGCGAAGGCATGAAGTTCGTGGCCGCCGGCATGAACCCGATGGATCTGAAGCGCGGTATCGACAAGGCCGTGATGGCCACGCTCGACGAGCTGAAGAACCTGTCCAAGCCCTGCTCGACGACCAAGGAAATCGCCCAGGTCGGTTCGATCTCCGCCAACTCCGACGGCGACATCGGCGAGATCATCGCCAACGCCATGGAGAAGGTCGGCAAGGAAGGCGTGATCACCGTTGAAGACGGCAAGAGCCTGCAGAACGAGCTGGACGTGGTCGAAGGCATGCAGTTCGACCGCGGCTACCTGAGCCCGTACTTCATCAACAACCCGGACAAGCAAGTCGCCGTCCTGGAAGATCCGTTCGTTCTGCTGTTCGACAAGAAGATCTCCAACATCCGCGATCTGCTGCCGGTGCTCGAGCAAGTCGCCAAGTCCAGCCGTCCGCTGCTGATCATCGCCGAAGACGTCGAGGGCGAAGCCCTGGCCACCCTGGTGGTGAACAACATGCGCGGCATCCTCAAGACCTGCGCCGTCAAGGCCCCGGGTTTTGGTGATCGTCGCAAGGCCATGCTCGAAGACATCGCCATCCTGACCGGTGGCCAGGTGATCGCCGAGGAAGTTGGCCTGTCGCTCGAAAAAGCCACCCTGGACGACTTGGGTCAGGCCAAGCGTATCGAGATCGGCAAGGAAAACACCATCATCATCGACGGCGCCGGCAACACCGAAGCCATCGAAGCGCGCGTCAAGCAGATCCGTGTCCAGATCGAGGAAGCCTCGTCTGACTACGACCGCGAGAAGCTGCAGGAGCGTGTGGCCAAGCTGGCTGGCGGCGTGGCCGTCATCAAGGTGGGCGCTGCCACCGAAGTCGAGATGAAAGAGAAGAAGGCCCGCGTCGAAGACGCGCTGCACGCCACCCGCGCTGCCGTGGAAGAAGGCATCGTGGCCGGCGGTGGCGTGGCCCTGCTGCGTGCCCGCGCCAACCTGGCCGGCATGAAAGGCGACAACCACGATCAGGACGCTGGTATCACCATCGTGCTGCGCGCCATGGAAGAGCCGCTGCGCCAGATCGTCTCCAACGCCGGTGACGAGCCGTCGGTGGTGGTGAACAAGGTTGCCGAAGGCAAGGGCAACTTCGGCTACAACGCCGGTACCGGCGAGTACGGTGATCTGGTCGAGATGGGCGTGCTGGACCCGACCAAGGTGACCCGCACCGCACTGCAGAACGCCGCTTCGGTGGCCGGTCTGATGCTGACCACCGACTGCATGGTCGGCGAGCTGCCGGAAGACAAGCCCTCGATGCCCGACATGGGCGGCATGGGCGGCATGGGTGGCATGGGTGGCATGGGCGGCATGGGCATGTAA
- a CDS encoding IS1182 family transposase, translating to MGFVQSESRTQGSLFPVSLDELIGDDHLVRVIDLWVDRVEVGRLGFARAQPKHTGRPPYDPADLLKLYLYGYLNQVRSSRKLEREAQRNIELLWLLRQLRPDFKTIANFRRENGQALVLACRAFVGFCREQSLVTGQLVAIDGSKFGAVASKRKVISKAKLARERERIDARIAQYLVELDAADRSEGDEAVPDQAQLSTTIARLKHQRDNVISAHALMEEMDVAHHVQGEPEARLMKTAQGPSRVAWNVQSAVDGEHGLIIHHEVTDEASDNRQLEPMAKAAQTVLGQAELTVVADAGYSNGAQLDACERSGIAAFVPPNRAINNQGDGALFQKDQFVFDAQRDGYHCPAGQFLARKQAMHKRREVIYAATDCAACPLKRQCTNAKYRHVSRHNHEAALESARSRLEADPNKVRERRSLVEHPFGTLKTHILGNGRLLLRGASGARAEMALAVLAYNFRRVSNILGNGRIIEVLATA from the coding sequence ATGGGTTTCGTTCAAAGCGAATCACGAACGCAGGGCAGCTTGTTTCCTGTGTCGCTCGATGAGTTGATCGGAGACGATCATCTGGTGCGCGTCATCGACCTGTGGGTCGATCGCGTTGAGGTCGGGCGGCTGGGCTTTGCCCGGGCTCAGCCCAAGCACACCGGGCGCCCGCCCTATGATCCGGCCGATCTGCTCAAGCTGTACCTGTATGGCTACCTCAATCAGGTGCGCTCCTCGCGCAAGCTCGAGCGCGAAGCCCAGCGCAATATCGAGTTGCTGTGGCTGCTGCGCCAGTTGCGCCCCGACTTCAAGACCATCGCCAACTTCCGTCGCGAGAATGGCCAGGCCCTGGTGCTGGCCTGTCGCGCGTTTGTGGGGTTCTGCCGCGAGCAATCACTGGTCACTGGCCAGCTGGTAGCCATCGACGGCTCAAAATTCGGTGCGGTGGCCAGCAAGCGCAAGGTGATCAGCAAGGCGAAGCTGGCGCGGGAGCGCGAACGGATTGATGCGCGCATCGCGCAGTATCTGGTCGAACTGGATGCGGCGGATCGTTCGGAAGGCGATGAAGCTGTCCCCGATCAAGCGCAGTTGAGCACAACGATCGCGCGCCTCAAGCACCAGCGCGACAACGTGATCAGTGCGCACGCGCTGATGGAAGAGATGGATGTGGCCCACCACGTGCAGGGCGAACCGGAAGCGCGCCTGATGAAGACGGCGCAGGGCCCCTCGCGTGTGGCCTGGAACGTGCAAAGCGCGGTCGATGGCGAGCACGGGCTGATCATTCATCACGAGGTGACGGACGAGGCGAGCGATAACCGCCAACTCGAGCCAATGGCCAAGGCTGCCCAGACGGTACTCGGGCAAGCTGAGCTGACGGTTGTGGCCGATGCCGGCTACTCCAATGGCGCACAACTCGACGCGTGCGAGCGCTCGGGCATTGCGGCCTTCGTACCTCCGAATCGCGCGATCAACAACCAGGGGGACGGTGCCCTGTTCCAGAAGGATCAATTCGTCTTCGACGCACAGCGCGACGGCTATCACTGCCCAGCCGGACAGTTTCTTGCCCGCAAGCAGGCGATGCACAAGCGCAGGGAAGTGATCTATGCCGCCACGGACTGCGCCGCTTGCCCATTGAAGCGCCAATGCACCAATGCCAAATACCGGCATGTGAGCCGCCACAACCATGAAGCGGCACTTGAATCAGCCCGCTCCCGCCTCGAAGCCGACCCGAACAAGGTGCGCGAGCGCCGTTCGCTCGTAGAGCACCCCTTCGGAACGCTCAAGACACACATCCTTGGCAACGGGCGCTTGCTGTTGCGAGGCGCCAGCGGCGCGCGTGCAGAAATGGCATTGGCGGTACTGGCTTACAACTTCCGCCGAGTGAGCAACATCCTAGGAAATGGCCGAATCATCGAGGTGCTTGCCACCGCGTGA
- a CDS encoding U32 family peptidase — MTLRPPELLAPAGSLAMLDTAFAYGANAIYAGQPRYSLRVRNNDFGDIDVLAQGIARTHALGHRFFLVSNIYPHGAKLKTYLDDMAPAIALKPDAMIMSDPGLILMVRETWPEMEIHLSVQANTVNAAAVRFWKQAGIARVILSRELSLDQIAEIRQACPDTELEVFVHGALCIAYSGRCLLSGYFNHRDPNQGTCTNSCRWDFNVKPAAEDASGDVYVIEEREKRQGSYMPIEEDEHGTYVLNSKDLRAIEHVQRLVEIGVDSLKIEGRTKSPYYVARTCQTYRQAIDDAVAGRGLDPALLGQLEGLANRGYTDGFYQRHTPAETQNYLRGHSESDRSQYVGDVVAWDAARGLAEITVKNKFGVGDRLELILPAGNREVVVTRMENAAGEPVNIAPGSGHRVWLPLPPEAVGAFVARYV, encoded by the coding sequence ATGACTTTGCGCCCCCCGGAACTGCTGGCCCCCGCCGGCTCCCTGGCCATGCTGGACACCGCCTTCGCCTATGGCGCCAACGCCATCTACGCCGGCCAGCCGCGCTACTCACTGCGGGTGCGCAACAACGACTTCGGCGACATCGACGTGCTGGCGCAAGGCATCGCGCGCACCCACGCACTGGGCCACCGCTTCTTCCTGGTATCGAACATCTACCCGCACGGCGCCAAGCTCAAGACCTATCTCGACGACATGGCCCCGGCCATCGCCCTCAAGCCCGACGCGATGATCATGTCCGACCCGGGCCTGATCCTGATGGTGCGCGAGACCTGGCCGGAGATGGAGATCCACCTCTCGGTGCAGGCCAACACCGTCAATGCGGCCGCGGTGCGTTTCTGGAAGCAGGCCGGCATCGCCCGGGTGATTCTCTCGCGCGAGCTCTCGCTCGACCAGATCGCCGAGATCCGTCAGGCCTGTCCGGACACCGAACTGGAGGTGTTCGTGCACGGCGCGCTGTGCATCGCCTACTCCGGCCGCTGCCTGCTGTCCGGTTACTTCAACCACCGCGACCCGAATCAGGGCACCTGCACCAACTCCTGCCGCTGGGACTTCAACGTCAAGCCGGCCGCCGAGGACGCCAGCGGCGATGTGTATGTGATCGAAGAGCGCGAGAAGCGCCAAGGCAGCTACATGCCGATCGAGGAAGACGAGCACGGCACCTACGTCCTCAACTCCAAGGACCTGCGCGCCATCGAGCATGTGCAGCGGCTGGTCGAGATCGGCGTTGATTCACTCAAGATCGAGGGCCGCACCAAGAGCCCCTACTACGTCGCACGTACCTGCCAGACCTACCGCCAGGCGATCGACGACGCGGTGGCCGGCCGCGGCCTCGACCCGGCCCTGCTCGGCCAGCTCGAAGGCCTCGCCAACCGCGGCTACACCGACGGCTTCTACCAGCGCCACACCCCGGCCGAGACACAGAACTACCTGCGCGGCCATTCCGAGTCGGACCGCAGCCAGTATGTTGGCGACGTGGTGGCCTGGGACGCGGCGCGCGGCCTGGCCGAGATCACGGTCAAGAACAAGTTCGGCGTGGGCGACCGGCTGGAACTGATCCTGCCGGCGGGCAACCGCGAGGTGGTCGTCACGCGCATGGAAAACGCCGCCGGCGAGCCGGTCAACATCGCGCCGGGCAGCGGCCACCGTGTGTGGCTGCCGCTGCCGCCGGAAGCCGTCGGCGCCTTCGTGGCGCGCTACGTTTGA
- a CDS encoding TolC family outer membrane protein, giving the protein MNKISRLPLALAIALLPFSLQAAPAESLREAVQRAVVSNPEVQARWHAYLAAEEEQDVARGGYYPRVDLTAGIGRERQTDPGVADRNYTRRGATLSLNQMVYDGFATQSEVARLGHAKLTRYFEILDASESVAEETVRAYADVLRYRDLVQLAQENFLRHKEVFDQIEERARAGVGRRVDLEQAGGRLALAESNLLTEASNLHDVSARYHRLVGELPADALQPMGRIAEQLPPSVADALRLAYEGHPAFHAAVENVRAATEEAKGKEAAYQPRVDLRARQSVDYNTDGDTGRHGDSVVELVMNFNLFKGGSDRATVRQFAQRLNQAKDLRDKSCRDIRQTLSIAYNDVQRLAEQLKYLNQHQLSISKAREAYRKQFDIGQRTLLDLLDTENEYFQARRAYVNGDYDHKVAEARTLGGMGKLLPSLQVAREDLPALSDLAKDREAVSASAACPAEAPEPSAVLKLLGQRNAVPAAAAAPAEPQPASAATELAELTSKWAAAWAAKDYDAYRAFYGTGFVPADGLSTAAWEKQRRQRLAKQGSISVGVAELRVEKLGPDVAATVFRQTYRANDYQDVVTKRLEWARVDGQWRIQREVAE; this is encoded by the coding sequence ATGAATAAAATTTCCCGACTGCCGCTGGCACTGGCCATCGCCTTGCTCCCGTTTTCACTGCAAGCCGCCCCCGCCGAATCCCTCCGAGAGGCGGTCCAGCGTGCCGTGGTGAGCAACCCGGAAGTGCAGGCGCGATGGCATGCCTACCTGGCCGCCGAGGAAGAGCAGGATGTGGCGCGCGGTGGCTACTATCCGCGGGTCGACCTGACCGCCGGCATTGGTCGCGAGCGGCAGACCGATCCGGGCGTGGCCGACCGCAACTACACCCGTCGGGGGGCCACGCTGTCGCTCAACCAGATGGTCTATGACGGCTTCGCCACGCAAAGCGAGGTTGCCCGCCTGGGCCACGCCAAGCTCACGCGCTACTTTGAAATTCTCGATGCCTCCGAAAGCGTGGCCGAAGAGACCGTGCGGGCCTACGCCGATGTGTTGCGCTACCGCGACCTGGTGCAACTGGCCCAGGAAAACTTCCTGCGTCACAAGGAAGTGTTCGACCAGATCGAAGAGCGCGCCCGTGCCGGGGTGGGCCGTCGGGTCGACCTCGAGCAGGCCGGCGGCCGCCTGGCCCTGGCCGAGTCCAACCTGCTCACCGAGGCCTCCAACCTCCACGACGTGAGCGCGCGCTACCACCGTCTGGTGGGCGAACTTCCGGCCGATGCCCTGCAGCCGATGGGGCGTATCGCCGAGCAGCTACCACCGTCGGTGGCAGACGCCTTGCGCCTGGCCTATGAGGGCCATCCCGCCTTCCATGCCGCGGTCGAGAACGTCCGCGCCGCCACCGAAGAAGCCAAGGGCAAGGAGGCCGCCTACCAGCCGCGCGTCGACCTGCGCGCCCGGCAGAGCGTCGACTACAACACTGACGGCGACACGGGCCGCCACGGCGACAGCGTGGTCGAACTGGTGATGAACTTCAATCTCTTCAAGGGCGGTTCGGACCGCGCCACCGTGCGCCAGTTTGCCCAGCGCCTCAACCAGGCCAAGGACCTGCGCGACAAGTCCTGCCGCGACATCCGTCAGACGCTGTCGATCGCCTATAACGATGTGCAGCGCCTGGCCGAACAGCTCAAGTATCTCAACCAGCACCAGCTGTCCATCTCCAAGGCGCGCGAGGCGTATCGCAAGCAGTTCGACATCGGCCAGCGGACCCTGCTCGACCTGCTCGACACCGAGAACGAATACTTCCAGGCGCGCCGCGCCTATGTGAACGGCGACTACGACCACAAGGTCGCCGAAGCCCGCACCCTCGGCGGCATGGGCAAGCTGTTGCCCAGCCTGCAGGTGGCGCGCGAAGACCTGCCCGCACTGAGCGACCTGGCCAAGGATCGCGAAGCCGTCTCGGCCTCGGCCGCCTGCCCGGCCGAAGCGCCCGAACCGAGCGCGGTGCTCAAGCTGCTCGGCCAGCGCAACGCCGTGCCGGCTGCTGCCGCCGCGCCGGCTGAGCCGCAGCCGGCCAGCGCCGCCACCGAACTGGCCGAACTGACCAGCAAGTGGGCGGCCGCCTGGGCGGCGAAAGACTATGACGCCTATCGCGCCTTCTATGGCACCGGCTTCGTGCCCGCCGACGGCCTGTCGACCGCGGCCTGGGAGAAGCAGCGCCGCCAGCGTCTGGCCAAGCAGGGCAGCATCTCGGTCGGCGTGGCCGAGCTGCGGGTCGAGAAACTCGGGCCGGACGTGGCCGCCACCGTGTTCCGCCAGACCTATCGCGCCAACGACTATCAGGACGTGGTCACGAAGCGCCTGGAGTGGGCGCGGGTCGATGGCCAGTGGCGCATCCAGCGCGAAGTCGCCGAATAA
- a CDS encoding EAL domain-containing protein: MSLTKQLWLAIVVVTLAAFGISFVVSTLSARDYIQLELQRKNMDNANALALAMTQLPKDPTTLELLLAAQFDNSHYEYIRLTEPRPDGKVIMERNIDTAAIASTAPGSADALAPAWFRMLVPIQSAPARAQVSDGWTPFATLSLKSDPTFAYGSLWHGTLQLLAWFVAGAAGIGVFGTLVLRTVLRPLDTVVEQARAIGERRFVSTDTPSTPEFAAVVTAMNTLSTRVRSMLEEESARLESLRQAVQHDPVSGLLNREHFLAQVTDTLESDTAPAHGALVIVRLSHLIELNESLGRATADALLRKLAESLGTLLPADASWLLGRLNGTDFAVLAPALETPDALATTLAERLELAVRNSLPDNYRALPIGIACYQRGNALPQLLAHADVALDRSEQETDCRPQIEHVNPSARPATDLSGWRRLIESALEAGSFHLARFVVLDRHRRVLHLETPVRMQHPTEGVELTAGDVIPWATRCGLLPRIDETVVAQALALIAAQDTAVCINLSAESMCHAPTINRIADLLKTQPAAARQLWIDLPEGAAFRHAVEFRALCKRLKPLGVSIGLEHVSAQVCRIGELHDVGLDYLKISAAVIRGIDRNPGNQTFLRGLATIAHTMGMQVIAEGVATHTEAEQLDALGFDGLTGPGIRL, encoded by the coding sequence ATGTCTCTGACCAAACAACTCTGGCTCGCCATCGTGGTGGTCACGCTTGCCGCCTTCGGCATCAGCTTCGTCGTCAGCACCCTGTCGGCGCGCGACTACATCCAGCTCGAATTGCAGCGCAAGAACATGGACAACGCCAACGCACTGGCGCTGGCCATGACCCAGCTCCCCAAGGATCCGACCACGCTTGAACTGCTCCTCGCCGCACAGTTCGACAACAGCCACTACGAATACATCCGCCTGACCGAACCGCGCCCGGACGGCAAGGTCATCATGGAGCGCAACATCGACACCGCCGCCATTGCCAGCACGGCACCGGGCTCGGCCGACGCGCTGGCGCCGGCCTGGTTCCGCATGCTGGTGCCGATCCAGTCGGCGCCCGCCCGCGCCCAGGTCAGCGACGGGTGGACGCCCTTTGCCACCTTGTCGCTCAAGAGCGACCCCACCTTCGCCTATGGCAGCCTGTGGCATGGCACCTTGCAGCTGCTGGCCTGGTTTGTCGCCGGCGCGGCGGGCATCGGGGTGTTCGGCACGCTGGTGTTGCGCACCGTGCTGCGCCCGCTCGACACGGTGGTCGAACAGGCCCGCGCCATTGGCGAGCGGCGCTTTGTGTCAACCGACACGCCGAGCACGCCCGAGTTCGCGGCGGTGGTGACCGCCATGAACACGCTCAGCACCCGTGTGCGCAGCATGCTGGAGGAGGAGTCCGCCCGACTCGAAAGCCTGCGCCAGGCGGTGCAGCACGATCCGGTCAGCGGCCTGCTCAATCGCGAGCACTTCCTGGCCCAGGTGACCGACACGCTGGAGAGCGATACCGCGCCGGCGCATGGCGCGCTGGTCATCGTCCGCCTGAGCCACCTGATCGAACTCAACGAATCGCTGGGCCGCGCCACCGCCGACGCCCTGCTGCGCAAGCTCGCCGAAAGCCTGGGCACGCTTCTGCCGGCCGACGCCTCCTGGCTGCTCGGCCGCCTCAACGGCACAGATTTCGCGGTGCTCGCCCCGGCACTGGAGACCCCCGACGCACTGGCCACCACGCTCGCCGAGCGTCTGGAGCTGGCGGTGAGAAACAGCCTCCCCGACAACTACCGGGCGCTGCCGATCGGCATCGCCTGCTACCAGCGCGGCAATGCCCTGCCACAACTGCTGGCCCATGCCGACGTGGCGCTCGATCGCAGCGAACAGGAGACGGACTGCCGCCCGCAGATCGAGCATGTCAATCCGTCCGCACGCCCGGCCACCGACCTGTCCGGCTGGCGTCGCCTGATCGAATCGGCGCTCGAGGCCGGCAGCTTCCATCTGGCCCGGTTCGTGGTCCTCGACCGCCACCGCCGCGTGCTGCATCTGGAAACGCCGGTGCGCATGCAGCATCCGACCGAGGGCGTCGAACTGACCGCCGGCGACGTCATCCCCTGGGCAACGCGCTGCGGCCTGCTGCCGCGGATCGACGAAACCGTGGTGGCGCAGGCGCTGGCACTGATCGCCGCACAGGACACCGCGGTGTGTATCAACCTGTCGGCCGAGTCGATGTGCCATGCGCCCACCATCAACCGGATCGCCGATCTGCTCAAGACCCAGCCTGCCGCCGCCCGGCAGTTGTGGATCGACCTGCCCGAAGGCGCCGCCTTCCGTCACGCGGTCGAATTCCGCGCCTTGTGCAAGCGTCTCAAGCCGCTGGGCGTCAGCATCGGCCTCGAGCATGTCAGCGCCCAGGTCTGCCGCATCGGCGAACTGCACGACGTCGGCCTCGACTACCTGAAGATCAGCGCTGCGGTCATCCGCGGCATTGACCGCAACCCGGGCAACCAGACCTTCCTGCGCGGCCTGGCTACCATCGCCCACACCATGGGCATGCAGGTCATCGCCGAGGGCGTGGCCACGCACACCGAGGCCGAGCAGCTCGACGCACTGGGCTTCGACGGCCTGACCGGGCCCGGCATCCGCCTCTGA
- a CDS encoding transglutaminase-like cysteine peptidase codes for MPRLGQAARRTLAIAAACLVAVAEPGLDKVEQTARLRYDGAVVERVQQWRAALSQMQDKPEAEQLREANDFFNRQVQFLDDSVVWQQKDYWATPLETLAKRAGDCEDFVIAKYLSLRQLGVAEEKLRLIYVRAKIGGERSSLTQAHMVLGYFETPTSEPLVLDNLVGDIQPASRRTDLFPVFSFNSSGLWVAGATTAAARPGERLSRWRDLIARLRDEGFEQ; via the coding sequence GTGCCTCGCCTGGGGCAGGCAGCGCGGCGCACGCTGGCGATCGCTGCGGCGTGCCTTGTCGCGGTCGCCGAGCCGGGGCTCGACAAGGTCGAGCAGACCGCCCGCCTGCGGTATGACGGCGCGGTGGTCGAGCGGGTGCAGCAATGGCGCGCTGCGCTATCGCAGATGCAGGACAAACCCGAGGCAGAGCAACTGCGCGAGGCCAACGACTTCTTCAACCGCCAGGTGCAGTTCCTCGACGACAGCGTGGTGTGGCAGCAAAAGGACTATTGGGCCACCCCGCTCGAAACCCTCGCCAAGCGCGCCGGCGACTGCGAAGACTTCGTGATCGCCAAATACCTGTCGCTGCGCCAGCTCGGCGTGGCCGAGGAAAAATTGCGTCTCATCTATGTCCGCGCCAAAATCGGCGGCGAACGCAGCTCGCTGACCCAGGCGCACATGGTGCTCGGCTACTTCGAGACGCCAACCAGCGAGCCGCTGGTCCTCGACAATCTGGTGGGCGACATCCAGCCGGCCTCGCGCCGCACGGACCTGTTCCCGGTTTTCAGTTTCAACAGCAGCGGACTGTGGGTGGCCGGCGCAACGACCGCGGCCGCCCGTCCGGGCGAACGTCTGTCACGCTGGCGCGACCTGATCGCCCGCCTGCGCGACGAAGGATTCGAACAATGA